The Lycium barbarum isolate Lr01 chromosome 12, ASM1917538v2, whole genome shotgun sequence genome includes a region encoding these proteins:
- the LOC132623587 gene encoding transcription factor SRM1-like, with amino-acid sequence MEWPGFLESSSSQEPTFALFGATSHDNREVAAQSDQWTPEEKQFFENAFSSFNNLGSQTFFEYVASKLPHKSMEDIKNHYITLFKDVETENPIPKDNVVVYDDDHHQQHYQVPQEDDSDMEATLNDVPPQVENNRPRRRRGIPWTEGEHQLFLMGLNRFGKGDWKSISRHYVVTKTPTQVASHAQKYFCRRNNMTPAERRRPSINDIQTVTLNLRTPTTAHVATTHPINNDILAYNNNHQVGSSSTLFRYPSYTFGGPTFNNNSNTDFGRFVNQGEASGSSSSVMGQNNNNNNNNLHRPMSPRPFLSMYLSSAGRNNREA; translated from the exons ATGGAGTGGCCTGGATTTCTAGAAAGTTCAAGCTCTCAGGAGCCCACATTTGCTTTGTTCGGTGCAACATCTCACGATAATCGTGAGGTTGCTGCACAATCAGACCAGTGGACTCCTGAAGAGAAACAATTTTTTGAGAATGCCTTTTCTAGTTTCAATAATCTAGGTTCTCAAACTTTTTTTGAATATGTTGCTTCAAAACTCCCCCATAAATCAATGGAGGATATCAAAAACCACTACATAACCCTTTTTAAGGACGTTGAAACTGAGAATCCCATCCCAAAAGATAACGTTGTTGTTTATGATGATGATCATCATCAGCAGCATTACCAAGTGCCACAAGAAGATGACTCGGACATGGAGGCCACTCTGAATGACGTGCCGCCTCAAGTGGAAAATAACCGTCCACGCCGCCGACGGGGTATTCCATGGACTGAAGGGGAACACCA GTTGTTTCTCATGGGACTGAACAGATTTGGGAAAGGAGATTGGAAAAGCATCTCAAGACACTATGTTGTTACGAAGACACCAACTCAAGTGGCCAGTCATGCCCAGAAGTACTTCTGCCGTCGTAACAATATGACTCCAGCGGAGCGTCGTCGTCCAAGCATCAACGACATTCAAACTGTCACCCTTAACCTTAGGACACCGACGACAGCTCATGTGGCCACGACTCACCCGATCAATAATGACATACTTGCTTATAACAATAATCATCAAGTTGGATCGTCATCAACGCTCTTTCGCTATCCTAGTTACACCTTTGGTGGTCCAACTTTTAACAACAACTCCAATACAGATTTTGGAAGATTTGTTAATCAGGGTGAAGCATCCGGTAGCAGCTCGTCTGTTATGgggcaaaataataataacaacaataacaatctcCATAGGCCAATGTCACCTCGCCCTTTCCTTTCGATGTACTTGTCTTCTGCTGGGAGGAATAATCGCGAAGCCTAA